From one Caldithrix abyssi DSM 13497 genomic stretch:
- a CDS encoding RHS repeat-associated core domain-containing protein, producing MNVTMNNLSKYHYGFREYDPEIGRWNRVDPLYYQTPGQSPYNFVYNNPVNQYDVAGLFTNDIQFIWHLEWTLNWSAEYQMGVTGDFAVDGGGVRAFGDGQGTVIVSGKDFSASFNGITDAMSREYKEASIRALTETYYQISVQLIEQYIDFYDNLLTSQAIQIIDDPGDQLSKINFHINFDDDWDWANEKFALEILNLVGKPYKLGGNGPESYDCSGAVCHGLRITINPNFGDYTADQLFHLYSQPSNYVSRGNIFFYDYTNDGIIDHVTTIIDQYNMVHPSQQNRIIELRPHTWLNRYTFRRGGVIYLRSWNWKKILGN from the coding sequence ATGAATGTGACCATGAACAATCTAAGCAAATACCATTACGGCTTTCGTGAATACGATCCTGAAATTGGAAGATGGAACCGTGTGGATCCCCTGTATTACCAGACGCCCGGCCAGTCGCCGTACAATTTTGTGTACAATAATCCGGTTAATCAGTATGATGTGGCGGGATTGTTTACCAATGATATACAATTTATCTGGCATCTTGAATGGACTCTTAATTGGAGTGCAGAGTATCAGATGGGAGTGACAGGAGATTTTGCAGTAGATGGAGGTGGAGTGCGTGCTTTTGGTGATGGCCAAGGTACAGTAATAGTATCAGGGAAAGATTTTAGTGCCTCGTTTAATGGAATCACTGATGCTATGTCGAGAGAATATAAAGAAGCATCTATTAGAGCATTAACTGAAACATATTATCAAATATCAGTACAATTGATTGAACAATATATTGATTTTTATGACAATTTATTAACTTCGCAGGCAATTCAAATAATAGATGATCCAGGCGATCAATTAAGCAAAATAAATTTTCATATTAATTTTGATGATGATTGGGACTGGGCTAATGAAAAATTTGCATTAGAAATTTTAAACTTAGTAGGTAAGCCATATAAATTGGGGGGAAATGGGCCCGAAAGTTATGACTGCTCTGGAGCAGTTTGTCATGGATTAAGAATAACTATAAATCCAAATTTTGGAGATTATACGGCGGATCAATTATTCCATCTTTATTCACAACCTTCTAATTATGTTTCAAGAGGCAATATATTCTTTTATGATTATACAAATGATGGTATAATAGATCATGTCACTACAATAATTGATCAATATAATATGGTTCACCCATCTCAGCAGAATAGGATAATTGAATTAAGACCACATACTTGGTTAAACAGATATACTTTTAGGAGAGGAGGAGTAATATATCTAAGGAGTTGGAATTGGAAAAAAATATTAGGAAATTAG
- a CDS encoding interleukin-like EMT inducer domain-containing protein has protein sequence MKKYFYLKDHLGNIRVTVDENGDVEGYNDYYPFGLQMPGRSMNNALATDMYKYSSKELDEEGLTGYTPFSVRVISKGYLDGNAAAIYVNDSYISGSGLYARGYTIVVVDENGTVVDKAHFDTYSSTAEADAMADFINNVATGHYVIGVIKDDGSQSMTENAYNALASVGCQHSREVGFRYSYAFIGKKGESSCGYEAYAPAGQGFVDKRIGELQPLALYYFGARYYDPAIGRWLSVDPLEEKYPGISPYVFTLNNPIKYYDPDGKQVRTETLPYYEKYKNNLNQPMPIQLRNFYKKFYTLTFDIGAMIAFPSSRVLSSEFSFAGAMFNFFTSNNSTDNIISFSTFIIGLPIKKSIPAYSIFAFQLAYDLKIIDLNFKVSNNKNNFSDGTVKQDNTKVVIDWNSYIKNKLGIYYSSPYELWQEVQEKEKKEQNEKKEKNND, from the coding sequence ATGAAGAAGTATTTCTATTTAAAGGATCACCTCGGCAACATTCGTGTAACCGTTGATGAAAACGGAGATGTTGAGGGTTATAATGACTATTATCCATTCGGACTGCAAATGCCCGGTCGTTCCATGAACAACGCTCTGGCCACGGATATGTACAAATACAGCAGTAAGGAATTAGATGAGGAAGGGCTTACGGGCTATACACCATTTAGTGTGCGGGTGATTTCCAAAGGTTATTTAGACGGAAATGCTGCTGCAATTTATGTGAACGATTCGTATATTAGCGGCAGTGGTTTATATGCCAGAGGTTATACGATTGTTGTGGTCGATGAAAACGGTACCGTTGTGGATAAAGCCCATTTTGACACCTATAGCTCCACAGCCGAAGCAGATGCCATGGCAGATTTCATTAATAACGTAGCGACTGGTCACTATGTTATTGGCGTAATAAAAGATGACGGTAGTCAGAGTATGACAGAAAATGCCTATAATGCCTTAGCCAGCGTCGGCTGCCAGCACAGTCGGGAAGTGGGCTTTCGTTATTCGTATGCTTTTATAGGCAAAAAAGGCGAAAGTAGTTGCGGTTATGAAGCTTATGCTCCTGCGGGTCAGGGGTTTGTGGATAAAAGGATTGGAGAGTTGCAACCACTGGCCTTGTATTACTTTGGTGCCCGCTACTACGACCCGGCCATTGGGCGGTGGCTGAGTGTGGATCCGTTGGAAGAAAAATATCCTGGCATATCACCTTATGTATTTACTCTTAATAATCCAATAAAGTATTATGATCCGGATGGGAAGCAGGTTCGTACAGAGACTTTGCCTTATTATGAAAAATATAAAAATAATTTAAATCAACCAATGCCAATTCAATTAAGGAATTTTTACAAAAAATTTTACACATTAACTTTTGATATAGGGGCAATGATTGCATTCCCTTCGAGTAGAGTATTAAGTAGTGAATTCTCTTTTGCAGGAGCAATGTTTAATTTTTTTACTAGTAACAATTCTACTGATAATATAATATCTTTTTCTACTTTCATTATAGGTCTACCTATTAAAAAATCAATACCAGCATATTCTATTTTCGCCTTTCAATTGGCATATGACCTCAAAATAATTGATTTAAATTTCAAGGTTTCGAATAATAAAAATAATTTTAGTGATGGAACAGTTAAACAGGATAATACAAAGGTAGTAATAGATTGGAATTCTTATATTAAAAATAAGTTGGGAATATATTATTCATCACCTTATGAATTATGGCAAGAAGTACAAGAAAAAGAAAAAAAGGAACAAAATGAGAAAAAAGAAAAAAATAATGATTAA
- a CDS encoding RHS repeat-associated core domain-containing protein, with protein MPGIYYNVGNSNDRYKYNSKELETVGSLSKYHYGFREYDPEIGRWNRVDPLYYQTPGQSPYNFVSNNPVNSYDVMGLVTNTELKAFFTLKFAGWGAEFSQAPDYSEVESYGGVIGGGSISDDQLRAMINEAWIKGDILNNYSEMVSFLYDGQYVVIYGYYPDEQAISYQSDDADVIATKWEILDYSIKNYNGNYHNNKNIIGALISGVGTVGTYLGYKGNAFHNELYWKAKNGKIYLRSYLKKPGGYARSYKIVGEALEPYKKLSRRLTLGGLALTVGDVILKRELKASNILDIGLGVVSVTTGVGSLVAGAYIVTDIGFKVLTGVSLSERLDHFVNKKFSWN; from the coding sequence ATGCCCGGTATTTACTATAATGTAGGCAATTCCAACGACCGCTACAAATACAATAGCAAAGAATTAGAGACTGTTGGAAGCTTAAGCAAATACCATTATGGTTTTCGTGAGTATGATCCGGAAATAGGCCGATGGAACCGTGTGGATCCCCTGTATTACCAGACGCCCGGCCAGTCTCCGTACAACTTTGTTTCCAATAATCCGGTTAATTCATACGATGTGATGGGATTAGTTACAAATACTGAACTAAAAGCCTTTTTTACCTTAAAGTTTGCAGGATGGGGAGCTGAATTTAGTCAAGCTCCCGATTATAGTGAAGTTGAGAGTTATGGTGGTGTCATCGGCGGTGGTTCAATATCTGATGACCAATTACGTGCTATGATTAATGAAGCCTGGATTAAGGGAGATATTTTAAATAACTATTCTGAGATGGTATCTTTCTTATATGATGGACAATATGTGGTAATTTACGGGTATTATCCAGATGAGCAAGCCATTTCTTATCAATCGGATGATGCAGACGTTATTGCAACAAAATGGGAAATTTTAGATTATTCAATTAAAAACTATAATGGAAACTATCATAATAATAAAAATATAATTGGGGCATTGATCTCAGGTGTTGGTACTGTAGGTACATATTTAGGTTATAAAGGCAATGCTTTTCATAATGAATTGTATTGGAAGGCAAAAAATGGAAAAATTTATTTAAGGTCATATTTAAAAAAACCAGGCGGCTATGCCAGAAGTTATAAAATAGTTGGTGAAGCTTTAGAACCTTATAAAAAGTTGAGTAGGAGATTAACATTGGGCGGTCTTGCATTAACAGTAGGGGATGTAATATTAAAAAGAGAACTAAAAGCATCAAATATTTTAGATATAGGCTTAGGTGTGGTTTCTGTTACAACAGGAGTGGGATCTTTAGTAGCTGGAGCTTATATTGTTACAGATATTGGTTTCAAAGTACTTACGGGAGTATCGTTATCAGAACGTTTAGATCATTTTGTTAATAAAAAATTTAGTTGGAATTAA
- a CDS encoding IS1182 family transposase → MSFITYNRSQMNLFGYSVEDFARDDPKSRFVVELVSRLDLSALYSRYSSQGGDSYAPDMMLALWFYAYSNGITSTRKLEELCKYDTRYIYITGNQHPDHSTLSRFRKAHLDLLDQYFVEILLIAQAEGISSFNQIAIDGTKIKAHSSKRHGYTEDQLDKRIEKLRAEIKQYMQRCNFVEQGATDELDLETLRAEKERLERLEKEILERKAQLKERKKQLKSEHRSRHQINVKEPDARMMPSVDGPGYNAQLGVDMSSHLIVAHEVVSQPNDQGQFIPIQEQVEKNLGSDDKRSYTADSGYHNSTDLKELEEKQIDAVIADPQLSNRSIKETPTSKEELQKEERKLKRSDFVYHEQGDYYECPTGKKLFPVERNSERIVYRSNDCQDCPLINLCISSKKKVKQIHRSVNESYCERMAKKLQTSAAQERLKKRSVTVEPVFGNLKHNLGYRGFSLSGLNNVRSEFTLMCIGHNINVLFKNMLGKRLAAFITASQEKDDLLILFSKNILAFLILYFAQRLRMRKNYQYRRI, encoded by the coding sequence ATGAGTTTTATTACTTATAATCGCTCACAAATGAATCTCTTTGGCTATAGTGTGGAAGATTTTGCCAGAGACGATCCAAAGAGTCGATTTGTAGTGGAGTTGGTTTCGCGCCTTGATTTAAGTGCACTTTATTCCCGTTATAGTTCACAAGGCGGTGATTCTTATGCCCCAGACATGATGCTTGCCTTATGGTTTTATGCTTATAGTAACGGCATTACCAGCACCCGTAAGCTGGAGGAATTGTGTAAATATGATACGCGCTACATTTATATCACTGGGAATCAGCATCCGGATCATAGTACATTAAGTCGTTTTCGCAAGGCACATTTGGATTTATTAGACCAATATTTTGTAGAGATACTTTTAATTGCCCAGGCCGAAGGCATAAGTAGTTTCAACCAGATAGCCATAGATGGCACGAAAATCAAAGCGCACAGCAGTAAGCGTCATGGCTACACTGAGGATCAATTAGACAAACGTATAGAGAAGTTAAGAGCAGAGATCAAGCAATACATGCAGCGCTGTAATTTTGTAGAACAGGGGGCCACGGATGAATTAGATTTAGAAACTCTTCGAGCGGAGAAAGAACGGCTTGAGCGCTTAGAGAAAGAGATATTAGAACGTAAAGCCCAATTGAAAGAGCGTAAGAAACAGCTCAAATCAGAACACCGTTCAAGACATCAAATAAATGTAAAAGAGCCGGATGCCCGCATGATGCCTTCGGTGGATGGACCGGGCTATAACGCACAATTAGGCGTAGATATGTCCAGTCATTTAATAGTAGCTCATGAAGTCGTAAGCCAGCCCAACGACCAGGGTCAATTCATACCGATTCAAGAACAAGTAGAGAAGAATCTTGGTTCAGATGATAAGCGATCTTACACGGCCGATTCCGGTTATCACAATAGCACAGACCTAAAAGAATTGGAAGAAAAGCAGATTGATGCCGTAATAGCCGATCCCCAGTTATCCAATCGTTCGATAAAGGAGACACCAACCTCCAAGGAAGAATTGCAAAAAGAAGAAAGAAAACTAAAACGAAGTGATTTTGTGTATCATGAACAGGGAGATTACTATGAATGTCCGACGGGTAAGAAGCTTTTTCCAGTTGAGAGGAATAGCGAACGGATCGTATATCGTTCCAATGATTGTCAGGACTGTCCCTTAATTAATTTATGTATTTCCAGTAAAAAGAAAGTTAAGCAAATCCATCGTTCAGTTAATGAGAGTTATTGCGAACGTATGGCGAAAAAGTTACAAACTTCAGCGGCGCAGGAACGACTAAAGAAGCGTTCGGTGACAGTTGAACCTGTTTTTGGTAACTTGAAGCATAATTTAGGCTATCGTGGATTTTCCTTATCTGGTCTTAATAATGTTCGTAGTGAATTTACGTTAATGTGTATTGGGCATAATATTAATGTTCTATTTAAAAATATGTTAGGGAAACGTTTAGCAGCGTTTATAACAGCATCACAAGAAAAAGATGATCTATTAATTTTATTTTCAAAGAATATTTTGGCGTTTTTAATTCTATATTTTGCCCAACGCTTAAGAATGAGAAAAAATTATCAATATCGGAGAATATAA
- a CDS encoding RHS repeat domain-containing protein, whose translation MTVDENGDVKGYNDYYPFGLTMPGRSMNTALNYAFYKFSSKELDEENDINWYYFGARYYDPEIGRWWSVDPLAEKIIWLTPYNYARNNPIIRFDLYGLSDLVFNRSTGKLILCSGNGNIIGIWEARNNVASSSNGRFPLGTYKFAYFVNHAGEGVNSPYGNIGNFVFDVPGRSGMGVHAGRENVPDRLGRKGVNHCTMGCIRTTDEAMKNILNTHNEGDPLKTITVMEDSEGHNEEGEHDNKGLQLKQIKSTMYNLLGIDESKSPANVWKSFHKVEQDKTKVKEEEN comes from the coding sequence GTGACCGTTGACGAAAACGGGGATGTGAAGGGGTATAACGACTATTATCCATTCGGACTTACAATGCCCGGGCGTTCCATGAACACGGCTTTGAATTATGCGTTTTATAAGTTTAGTAGCAAAGAGCTTGATGAGGAAAACGATATTAACTGGTATTATTTCGGCGCCCGCTACTATGATCCGGAAATTGGGCGGTGGTGGAGTGTGGATCCGTTGGCAGAAAAAATAATATGGTTAACACCATACAACTATGCTCGAAATAATCCAATTATTCGTTTTGATTTATATGGTTTAAGTGATTTAGTATTTAATAGATCTACTGGAAAATTAATACTTTGTTCTGGTAATGGTAATATTATTGGTATTTGGGAAGCTAGAAATAATGTCGCATCTTCATCAAATGGTAGATTTCCATTAGGCACATATAAGTTTGCTTATTTTGTAAATCACGCTGGAGAAGGCGTTAATAGTCCTTATGGAAATATTGGAAATTTTGTATTTGATGTACCAGGTAGATCAGGGATGGGGGTCCATGCAGGTAGGGAAAATGTCCCAGATAGATTAGGACGTAAAGGGGTAAATCATTGTACAATGGGATGCATAAGAACCACAGATGAAGCTATGAAGAATATTTTAAATACTCATAATGAAGGAGATCCTCTTAAAACGATTACTGTAATGGAAGATAGCGAAGGCCATAATGAAGAAGGGGAGCATGACAATAAAGGCCTTCAATTAAAACAGATAAAATCAACTATGTACAATTTATTGGGAATTGATGAATCAAAGTCTCCTGCCAATGTATGGAAATCATTTCATAAAGTGGAACAGGATAAAACAAAAGTTAAAGAAGAGGAGAATTAA
- a CDS encoding interleukin-like EMT inducer domain-containing protein: protein MYQHGGGNSYRASQSATYLRRVTEPWDEQTITWNNQPSSTIADQVSVPAPATTTSYFEIDVTNLVRIMNDGQSNYGFLWILQNEQKWRSVFAASSDYTDPAKRPKLVVTYVRMKKYFYLKDHLGNIRVTVDENGDVKGYNDYFPFGLQMPGRSMNNALATDMYKYSSKELDEEGLTGYTPFSVRVISKGYLDGNAAAIYVNDSYISGSGLYARGYTIVVIDENGTVVDKAHFDTYSSTAEADAMADFINNVATGHYVIGVIKDDGSQSMTENAYNALASVGCQHSREVGFRYSYAFIGKKGANSCGYEAYALAGHGFVDKIIGDLQSLAWYYFGARYYDPSIGRWWSVDPMADKYISLSPYNYVENNPINLFDPDGKGWERDFNNFVSKGIITKAAQHNAKIWSDKKFAITFTNYVPPVLDKISTGLALAGRYPSPLSLKLLYASSFIKATSITLKYINMKLENNKYKNDIPGDIIGIIISYKNPITGEFIDFLLDQMLNSDYSKQTNTFWQPDKTNFKLNINNHTNENNNKSNEDKSNGNSGNSIGWEEYDPTYR, encoded by the coding sequence ATTTATCAACACGGCGGCGGCAATAGCTACCGCGCTTCCCAATCTGCAACTTATTTAAGACGTGTAACAGAACCATGGGACGAACAAACCATTACCTGGAACAATCAACCTTCTTCAACAATTGCCGATCAGGTAAGCGTTCCCGCTCCTGCTACTACCACCTCCTATTTTGAAATCGATGTAACCAATCTGGTACGGATAATGAACGACGGACAAAGTAACTATGGTTTTTTATGGATTTTACAAAACGAGCAAAAGTGGCGCAGCGTATTTGCCGCTTCGTCCGATTACACCGATCCGGCCAAACGCCCGAAGTTGGTGGTAACTTATGTTCGGATGAAGAAGTACTTCTACCTTAAGGATCATTTAGGAAACATCAGAGTAACCGTTGATGAAAACGGGGATGTTAAAGGCTATAATGATTACTTCCCGTTTGGATTGCAAATGCCCGGGCGTTCCATGAACAATGCTCTGGCCACTGACATGTACAAATACAGCAGTAAGGAATTAGATGAGGAAGGGCTTACGGGCTATACACCATTTAGTGTGCGGGTGATTTCCAAAGGTTATTTAGACGGAAATGCTGCTGCAATTTATGTGAACGATTCGTATATTAGCGGCAGCGGTTTATATGCCAGAGGCTATACGATTGTTGTAATAGATGAAAACGGTACCGTTGTGGATAAAGCCCATTTTGACACCTATAGCTCCACAGCCGAAGCAGATGCCATGGCAGATTTCATTAATAACGTAGCGACTGGTCACTATGTTATTGGCGTAATAAAAGATGACGGTAGCCAGAGTATGACAGAAAATGCCTATAATGCCTTAGCCAGTGTCGGTTGCCAGCACAGTCGTGAAGTGGGCTTTCGTTATTCTTATGCTTTTATAGGCAAAAAAGGTGCTAATAGCTGCGGTTATGAAGCTTATGCGCTTGCCGGTCACGGCTTTGTGGATAAAATTATTGGAGATTTGCAATCACTGGCCTGGTATTATTTCGGCGCCCGCTACTATGATCCGTCCATTGGGCGGTGGTGGAGTGTGGATCCGATGGCAGATAAATATATTTCACTTTCACCTTATAACTATGTTGAAAACAATCCCATAAATCTTTTCGATCCAGATGGTAAAGGTTGGGAAAGGGATTTTAATAATTTTGTTTCTAAAGGCATAATAACTAAGGCTGCACAACACAATGCAAAAATATGGAGTGATAAAAAATTTGCTATTACATTTACAAATTATGTTCCACCAGTACTTGATAAAATAAGTACAGGTTTAGCCCTTGCAGGTAGATATCCATCTCCATTATCACTTAAATTACTTTATGCAAGTTCATTTATTAAAGCAACTTCAATTACACTAAAATATATAAATATGAAATTAGAAAACAATAAATATAAAAACGATATTCCAGGAGATATAATTGGCATAATAATTAGTTACAAAAATCCGATTACTGGTGAATTTATTGATTTTTTATTAGATCAAATGTTAAACAGCGATTATTCTAAGCAAACAAATACATTTTGGCAACCAGACAAAACAAATTTCAAATTGAATATTAACAACCATACTAATGAAAATAATAATAAAAGCAATGAGGACAAAAGTAATGGGAATTCTGGAAATTCTATAGGTTGGGAAGAATATGATCCAACTTATAGGTGA
- a CDS encoding IS1634 family transposase has protein sequence MFVKVSRSKRNNKVHETLQIAESYRDSNGKVRHRILLHLGPTDKFIKKDVDTLINGLLRAKGLTLQDLDSNIDNVKAFGQIWALVHLWKELKMSQIIARQKEKSGIKFDLEAHLKSLIFNRLDDPSSKLKLLTWLETVYIPGINKDDIRYEYLLRAMDFLIAHKEKIETQLANRLLDLFNQDLKVCFYDLTSSYFEAENSLVEGDIRQFGYSRDHRGDREQIVIGVVMTGDGIPIAHYVFPGNKADRSTLQEMLNDIRRRFKVKDIQLVADKGLLSNDNLWHLIQQGYEFILGESVRQSKDAKSVIKEANAHKEATGETIYERLTEREIKSKDGKKEKIKLRYVASYNAATALKRYKNRINRINEFLELSEEIKKKGINTEDKYHQIKSVLSRKRLSRFFNVELTEDTIEIHKQDEVLSEEEKSDGWFIVISNAHDLSKSELIARYKDLKYVEHGFYELKHSLNLRPNFHWTEKRIRAHVMVCFLAFQMAVLFEKRLSGIKLSWQRAMESLRRVVVVEWENEGRRRKGLSRVHGEQLEIFQEIGSSKPTLLSL, from the coding sequence ATGTTTGTTAAGGTGAGTCGATCCAAAAGAAATAACAAAGTCCATGAGACTTTACAAATCGCTGAGTCCTACAGAGACTCAAATGGAAAAGTACGCCATCGAATCTTGCTGCATTTAGGCCCTACCGACAAATTCATCAAAAAAGACGTAGACACGCTTATCAACGGACTTTTAAGGGCTAAGGGGTTAACTTTACAGGACTTAGACAGCAATATTGATAATGTCAAGGCCTTCGGTCAAATCTGGGCGCTTGTCCATTTATGGAAAGAGCTTAAAATGAGCCAGATTATTGCCAGGCAAAAGGAAAAAAGCGGAATAAAGTTTGATCTTGAAGCTCATTTAAAAAGTCTGATATTTAACCGCCTTGATGATCCTTCTTCCAAGCTAAAACTACTCACCTGGTTAGAAACCGTTTATATTCCGGGTATCAACAAAGACGACATTCGTTATGAGTATCTTTTAAGAGCGATGGATTTTCTAATAGCTCATAAAGAAAAGATTGAAACCCAACTTGCTAATCGTTTACTAGATCTGTTTAATCAGGATCTAAAGGTTTGTTTTTATGATTTAACATCAAGCTACTTTGAAGCCGAAAACTCATTGGTAGAAGGCGATATTCGTCAGTTTGGTTATAGTCGTGACCACCGCGGGGATAGAGAACAGATCGTAATTGGCGTAGTGATGACCGGAGATGGTATTCCTATAGCCCATTACGTCTTCCCTGGCAATAAGGCTGATCGCTCTACCTTGCAAGAGATGCTCAATGATATTCGCAGGCGATTTAAGGTAAAAGATATCCAGCTGGTGGCAGACAAAGGTTTATTAAGCAATGACAATCTCTGGCATTTAATCCAACAAGGTTATGAGTTTATTCTTGGAGAGAGTGTTCGTCAGAGCAAGGATGCCAAATCGGTTATAAAAGAAGCCAATGCGCATAAAGAGGCGACTGGTGAGACGATCTATGAGCGCCTAACGGAGCGTGAAATCAAGTCAAAAGATGGTAAAAAGGAAAAGATAAAACTTCGTTATGTGGCCAGTTACAATGCCGCTACGGCATTAAAGCGCTATAAAAATCGCATCAATCGTATTAATGAATTTTTAGAGCTGTCAGAAGAGATTAAGAAAAAGGGAATAAACACAGAAGATAAATATCATCAAATAAAGAGTGTATTATCAAGAAAACGTTTAAGTCGTTTCTTTAATGTTGAATTAACAGAAGATACGATAGAGATTCATAAGCAAGATGAGGTATTATCAGAAGAAGAAAAGAGCGACGGTTGGTTTATAGTGATAAGCAATGCTCATGACCTGAGTAAATCAGAACTCATAGCGCGCTATAAAGATTTAAAATATGTGGAGCATGGTTTTTACGAATTAAAGCATAGTTTGAATTTACGTCCCAATTTTCATTGGACAGAGAAGCGTATCAGGGCTCATGTGATGGTATGTTTTCTTGCATTCCAGATGGCAGTATTGTTTGAGAAGCGTTTGAGTGGCATAAAATTAAGTTGGCAGCGTGCTATGGAGAGCCTGCGTCGAGTCGTGGTTGTAGAATGGGAAAATGAAGGGAGACGTCGTAAAGGATTATCCAGAGTGCATGGCGAACAATTGGAAATATTTCAGGAGATAGGCAGCAGCAAGCCAACGCTTTTATCTTTGTAG